Proteins from one Gossypium raimondii isolate GPD5lz chromosome 8, ASM2569854v1, whole genome shotgun sequence genomic window:
- the LOC105792337 gene encoding uncharacterized protein LOC105792337, producing MGTEATKDPLKGVDWKAIGSELQKDPSAGGKSVVKKRLPKKIRQIPDCYFLPRMSTPSTLAFYGACIAGGIGAGMLLEVWINKKIKEDGGVVWEFGK from the exons ATGGGAACCGAAGCGACAAAGGACCCGTTGAAAGGGGTAGATTGGAAAGCAATCGGTAGTGAGTTGCAGAAAGATCCGAGCGCTGGCGGTAAATCGGTTGTAAAGAAACGACTTCCAAAGAAGATTAGGCAAATCCCGGATTGTTATTTCCTTCCTCGAATGTCAACTCCTTCTACACTTGCCTTTTACGGAGCGTGTATTGCTGGTGGGATTGGCGCCGGGATGTTACTCGAGGTCTggataaacaagaaaattaaag AGGATGGAGGTGTGGTATGGGAGTTTGGCAAGTAG
- the LOC105792335 gene encoding elongation factor 1-delta translates to MAVTFNDLGSAAGLKKLDEYLLTRSYISGYQASKDDITVYTALSGAPSSSYLNVSRWYKHIDALLRISGVSEEGCGVTVEGFAPAEAVATPPTADSKAAAAEDDDDDDVDLFGEETEEEKKAAEERAAAVKASSKKKESGKSSVLLDIKPWDDETDMKKLEEAVRSVQMEGLLWGASKLVPVGYGIKKLQIMMTIVDDLVSVDTLIEEHLTVEPINEYVQSCDIVAFNKI, encoded by the exons ATGGCAGTTACATTCAACGACTTGGGTTCTGCTGCCGGCTTGAAGAAGCTCGATGAGTATCTCCTCACTCGCAGTTACATCTCTGg ATACCAAGCTTCAAAGGATGATATCACCGTCTACACAGCTCTATCTGGGGCCCCATCGTCTAGCTATCTGAATGTTTCTCGATGGTACAAACACATCGATGCCCTTTTGAGGATCtc AGGTGTTTCTGAAGAAGGCTGTGGTGTGACTGTTGAGGGATTTGCTCCCGCTGAGGCTGTGGCCACTCCTCCAACTGCAGATTCAAAG GCTGCAGCTGCTGAagatgatgacgatgatgatgTAGACTTGTTTGGTGAAGAGACTGAGGAGGAAAAGAAGGCAGCTGAAGAACGTGCAGCTGCAGTTAAGGCCTCTTCCAAGAAGAAAGAAT CCGGAAAGTCCTCGGTATTATTGGATATTAAGCCATGGGACGATGAGACAGACATGAAAAAGCTTGAAGAAGCAGTAAGAAGTGTTCAAATGGAAGGACTACTTTGGGGAGCTT CTAAGCTTGTGCCTGTTGGTTACGGAATCAAGAAATTGCAAATTATGATGACAATTGTGGATGATTTAGTGTCGGTTGATACTCTGATTGAGGAACATCTTACAGTGGAACCAATTAATGAATACGTTCAGAGCTGTGATATTGTTgcatttaacaaaatat AA
- the LOC105793697 gene encoding two-component response regulator 24 — translation MAQSKHGGRKLGQSNKMTALVVDDNMINRTIHHRLLDNLGVENEVVSNGKEAVDIHYSGKMFDLILMDMDMPIMNGIEATKKLREMGIRSVIAGVSSRAMEEEIREFMEAGLDDYQEKPLTMSKLVSIIHKING, via the exons ATGGCTCAAAGCAAACATGGTGGGAGAAAATTAGGGCAATCCAACAAGATGACGGCACTCGTCGTGGACGACAACATGATCAACCGAACGATTCATCATCGACTTTTGGACAATCTGGGGGTCGAAAATGAAGTTGTCAGCAACGGGAAAGAAGCCGTCGATATCCACTATTCCGGGAAGATGTTCGACCTTATTTTGATGGACATGGATATGCCTATCATGAATGGCATTGAG GCTACGAAGAAACTTCGTGAAATGGGAATTCGGAGCGTGATTGCGGGCGTATCGTCACGAGCAATGGAAGAAGAAATACGAGAATTTATGGAAGCTGGTTTAGATGATTACCAAGAGAAGCCATTGACAATGTCTAAGCTTGTTTCTATTATCCATAAGATCAACGGGTAG
- the LOC105792332 gene encoding CLIP-associated protein: MEEALELARAKDTKVRMAAVERLYQLLEGTRKNLTSSEVTSIVDCCLDLLKDNNFRVSQGALQALASAAVLSGDHLKLHFNALVPAVVERLGDGKQPVRDAARHLLVTLMEVSSPTIIVERAGSYAWRHKSWRVREEFARTVTSAISLFASTELPLQRAILPPILQMLSDPNLGVREAAILCIEEMYRQAGTQFRDELHRHQLPASMVRDINARLEKIEPQVRSSDGILGGFGSGEMKPAILNPKKSSPRAKSSSRESSLFAGESDITEKPIDPIKVYSEKELIREFEKISSTLVPEKDWSVRIAAMQRVEGLVFGGAADYPCFRGLLKQLVGPLSTQLSDRRSSIVKQACHLLSFLSKELLGDFEACAEIFIPVLFKLVVITVLVIAESADNCIKTMLRNCKVARVLPRIADCAKNDRNAVLRARCCEYALLILEHWPDAPEIQRSADLYEDLIRCCVADAMSEVRSTARMCYRMFNKTWPDRSRRLFSSFDPAIQRIINEEDGGMHRRHASPSLRDRNVQMSFTTRTSSTSNIPGYGTSAIVAMDRTSSLSSGTSFSSGMNLSQSKPLGKGAERTLESVLHASKQKVSAIESMLRGLDISEKQRSTSLDLGVEPPSSRDPPFPAVVPASHSLTSSLGLESSTSGVGKGSNRNGGLIMSDIISQIQASKDSGKLSYRSTVATESLPTFSSYSAKRASERQDRGSFEENSDIREARRLTNPHIEGQYLEMPYRDVSSRDSHNNYIPNFQRPLLRKHVAGRMSAGRRRSFDDNQLSLGEMSNYVEGPASLNDALSEGLSPSSDWSARVAAFSYLRSLLKQGPRGIQEVVQTFEKVMKLFFQHLDDPHHKVAQAALSTLADIIPSCRKPFESYMERILPHVFSRLIDPKELVRQPCSTTLEIVSKTYSIDSLLPALLRSLDEQRSPKAKLAVIEFAISSFNKHAVNPEGSGNIGILKLWLAKLTPLAHDKNTKLKDAAITCIISVYTHFDPTAVLNFILSLSVEEQNSLRRALKQYTPRIEVDLINFLQNKKERQRSKSSYDPYDVVGTSSEEGYIGVSKKSAFLGRYSSSSIDSEGGRKWGTTQESTLITGSIGLATSDETRENLYQNFETSPNADVLLSKTNESSYMVYSMSQNLGSRNLESNFNLEGVSTPQLEINGLSRSDSLGAIGGVAHNYETSSGLDLNHLKPAAVKINSMPDAGPSIPQILHMICNGNDESPTASKRSALEQLTEISAANDPSIWNKYFNQILTAILEVLDDSDSSIRELALSLIVEMLKNQKDAMEDSVEIVIEKLLHVTKDIVPKVSNEAEHCLNTVLSQYDPFRCLSVIVPLLVTEDEKTLVICINCLTKLVGRLSQEELMAQLPSFLPSLFEAFGNQSADVRKTVVFCLVDIYIMLGKAFLPHLEGLNSTQLRLVTIYANRISQARTGTPIDANQ; this comes from the exons ATGGAGGAGGCATTGGAGCTGGCACGTGCCAAAGACACCAAGGTGCGAATGGCGGCGGTGGAACGGCTTTACCAACTCCTCGAAGGTACTAGAAAGAATCTCACTTCTTCGGAAGTCACTTCGATAGTTGACTGCTGCTTGGATCTCCTCAAGGACAACAACTTCAGAGTCTCCCAGGGTGCTCTCCAGGCACTTGCTTCCGCGGCCGTTCTATCCGGTGATCACTTGAAGTTGCACTTTAATGCGCTCGTTCCCGCGGTTGTTGAACGGTTAGGTGACGGCAAACAGCCTGTTAGGGATGCTGCTAGACATTTACTGGTCACTCTCATGGAG GTTTCTTCTCCAACTATTATCGTCGAAAGAGCTGGCTCTTATGCCTGGAGACACAAAAGTTGGAGAGTTCGGGAGGAGTTTGCCCGGACCGTGACATCTGCAATAAGTCTTTTTGCATCTACTGAACTTCCACTTCAACGGGCTATTCTTCCACCT ATTTTGCAGATGTTAAGTGACCCAAATCTTGGTGTTCGTGAAGCTGCTATATTGTGCATTGAG GAAATGTATAGGCAGGCTGGTACCCAATTCCGTGATGAACTTCATCGCCATCAGCTTCCTGCATCTATG GTGAGAGATATCAATGCTAGACTAGAGAAAATTGAGCCACAAGTTAGATCTTCAGATGGAATTTTGGGTGGTTTTGGTTCTGGAGAGATGAAGCCTGCAATCCTTAACCCCAAGAAAAGCAGTCCAAGAGCCAAGAGTTCTTCGAGGGAGTCATCTCTTTTTGCAG GTGAAAGTGATATCACAGAAAAACCCATAGATCCGATTAAAGTTTACTCAGAGAAGGAGCTGATAAgggaatttgagaaaatttcttCTACTCTTGTGCCGGAAAAAGATTGGTCTGTACGCATTGCTGCCATGCAGAGGGTTGAAGGCCTTGTTTTTGGAG GAGCTGCTGATTATCCATGTTTCCGGGGACTCTTAAAGCAGCTTGTTGGCCCCCTAAGTACACAATTATCAGATAGAAGGTCAAGCATTGTGAAGCAG GCTTGCCATTTATTATCATTCTTATCGAAGGAGCTATTGGGAGATTTTGAGGCATGTGCTGAGATCTTCATTCCA GTCCTTTTCAAGTTGGTTGTGATTACTGTGCTTGTAATTGCAGAGTCTGCTGATAATTGCATAAAAACg ATGTTGCGTAACTGCAAAGTTGCTCGTGTACTTCCTCGCATAGCTGATTGTGCAAAGAACGACCGTAATGCTGTACTCCGTGCCAG GTGCTGTGAATATGCATTGTTGATACTTGAACATTGGCCAGATGCACCTGAAATACAGCGATCGGCTGATTTATATGAGGATCTGATTAGATGTTGTGTTGCTGATGCAATGAGTGAG GTAAGATCAACTGCTAGAATGTGCTATAGAATGTTCAACAAAACTTGGCCAGATCGTTCTCGTCGCTTGTTCTCCTCCTTTGATCCTGCCATTCAAAGG ATAATTAATGAAGAAGATGGAGGGATGCATAGGCGGCATGCTTCTCCTTCTCTCCGTGACAGGAATGTACAGATGTCATTTACCACTCGAACTTCTTCTACTTCAAATATACCTGGATATGGAACATCTGCTATAGTTGCAATGGACAGAACTTCCAGTTTATCTTCAGGGACGTCCTTTTCTTCTGGGATGAATTTATCCCAGTCAAAGCCCCTTGGTAAAGGTGCTGAGCGTACTCTGGAGAGTGTATTGCATGCAAGCAAACAGAAAGTGAGTGCCATCGAAAGTATGCTTAGAGGTCTGGACATTTCCGAAAAACAGAGGTCAACAAGCTTGGATCTAG GAGTTGAGCCTCCATCATCTCGTGATCCACCATTCCCTGCTGTTGTTCCAGCTTCTCACAGTCTCACAAGCTCTTTAGGACTAGAATCAAGTACCTCTGGTGTCGGTAAGGGTAGTAACCGTAACGGTGGTCTGATCATGTCTGACATCATTTCTCAAATTCAAGCTTCCAAAGACTCGGGCAAGTTATCATATAGAAGTACTGTGGCAACAGAGTCTCTGCCAACTTTCTCATCATACTCGGCCAAGAGGGCATCTGAAAGACAAGATCGTGGTTCCTTTGAAGAGAATAGTGACATCAGGGAGGCCAGGCGGCTTACAAATCCACATATTGAAGGGCAATATTTGGAAATGCCATACAGAGATGTAAGCTCTAGGGATTCACATAACAATTACATTCCTAACTTCCAAAGGCCGCTTTTGAGAAAGCATGTAGCTGGGCGTATGTCTGCTGGAAGGAGAAGAAGTTTTGATGATAACCAGCTGTCACTTGGAGAGATGTCAAATTATGTTGAAGGTCCAGCTTCTCTCAATGATGCCTTAAGTGAGGGACTTAGTCCTAGTTCTGATTGGTCTGCAAGGGTTGCTGCTTTTTCTTATCTCCGGTCTTTGTTGAAGCAAGGCCCAAGAGGTATTCAGGAAGTGGTTCAAACTTTTGAGAAGGTAATGAAACTGTTTTTCCAGCACTTGGATGACCCCCACCATAAAGTTGCACAGGCTGCCCTTTCAACTCTTGCAGATATTATTCCATCATGCCGAAAGCCCTTTGAGAGTTACATGGAAAGGATCTTACCCCATGTTTTCTCACGCTTAATTGATCCCAAGGAGTTGGTTAGGCAACCTTGCTCAACGACATTGGAAATAGTAAGTAAGACTTATAGCATAGATTCTCTCTTACCTGCTTTGCTGCGTTCACTGGATGAACAGCGGTCGCCAAAGGCAAAATTGGCTGTTATTGAGTTTGCCATTAGTTCCTTCAACAAGCATGCTGTGAATCCTGAAGGTTCTGGTAACATTGGCATCCTGAAGTTATGGCTTGCTAAGTTGACGCCATTGGCCCATGATAAAAATACTAAGCTTAAGGATGCAGCTATTACTTGCATCATATCTGTATACACGCATTTCGATCCAACCGCTGTTCTGAATTTTATTCTTAGTTTATCAGTTGAAGAACAAAATTCCTTGAGACGGGCACTTAAGCAGTACACACCTCGTATTGAGGTGGATCTAATAAACTTTTTGCAAAACAAGAAAGAGAGACAGCGCTCTAAGTCATCCTATGATCCCTATGATGTTGTAGGAACATCATCTGAAGAAGGATATATTGGTGTGTCCAAGAAGAGTGCTTTCCTTGGGAGGTATTCTTCCAGTTCCATTGATAGTGAAGGAGGTAGGAAATGGGGTACCACCCAGGAATCAACCCTGATCACTGGCAGTATTGGCCTGGCAACATCTGATGAAACTCGGGAGAACTTATATCAGAACTTTGAGACCAGTCCAAATGCAGATGTTCTTCTTTCTAAAACTAATGAATCATCTTATATGGTTTATTCCATGAGTCAGAACTTGGGATCTCGAAACTTGGAAAGTAATTTTAACTTGGAAGGTGTATCTACTCCACAACTGGAAATTAATGGTCTGAGTAGATCCGACTCATTAGGGGCTATTGGTGGGGTTGCTCATAATTATGAGACTTCATCAGGTTTAGATCTTAATCACCTTAAACCAGCAGCTGTAAAGATTAACTCCATGCCAGATGCTGGGCCTAGCATTCCTCAAATTCTTCACATG ATCTGCAATGGGAATGATGAGAGCCCTACCGCAAGTAAGCGCAGTGCACTTGAGCAATTAACTGAAATTTCTGCGGCTAATGATCCCTCGATTTGGAACaag TACTTCAATCAGATTTTGACAGCTATACTTGAAGTTTTAGATGATTCTGATTCTTCAATCAGAGAACTTGCGCTGTCATTGATAGTTGAAATGCTTAAAAACCAG AAAGATGCTATGGAAGATTCTGTTGAAATAGTAATTGAGAAGCTGCTTCATGTAACAAAGGATATTGTTCCAAAA GTTTCAAATGAAGCTGAGCACTGCTTGAACACTGTGCTGTCTCAGTATGATCCATTCAGATGTTTAAGT GTCATTGTACCTTTATTAGTTACTGAAGATGAGAAGACTCTAGTTATTTGCATAAATTGTTTAACGAAG CTTGTGGGCCGGCTATCACAGGAGGAACTAATGGCTCAACTGCCCTCATTTTTGCCTTCTCTTTTTGAAGCTTTCGGAAACCAGAGTGCGGATGTCCGGAAg ACGGTGGTTTTCTGTTTGGTGGATATTTATATAATGCTTGGGAAAGCATTTTTACCACACTTGGAGGGACTTAACAGCACACAGTTGCGGTTAGTTACAATCTATGCTAATCGGATTTCACAGGCCAGGACTGGTACCCCTATAGATGCTAACCAATGA